The Penaeus monodon isolate SGIC_2016 unplaced genomic scaffold, NSTDA_Pmon_1 PmonScaffold_5552, whole genome shotgun sequence genomic interval AATTACATTACGGCAAAGTAGTTGTCGACTGCAAAGTCGATACTTTCTTTTGTTAGTTCCGGCGACCGGTTTTCGTACAAACACAAATTCTTGACTTGCAACAGTAAGTCTCGAGGTTGGCAGCAACGAAACGGCCTGTTGACCGGCAGGTAGTGCGTATCAACTAAGTACCGAATGGGACCTTCCTTGTAGGTGAAGCCCATCAGTGGGCACATGATTTTGAAGAGTTCAATAATTCTTCTTCAGATGGATTTTCCACTTCAATCTTATAAGGAATTCGGCGAAGGAACGCGTCGTCTACCAGGTCTTTCGGCTCCAAGTTGGTCGAGAAGACAACCAGCTGATCGAAGGGAACCTGAATGGACTTACCGCTGGGCAGGTTTAAGAAGTCATAACGTTTTTCCAGCGGTACGATCCACCGGTTGATAACTCATCGGTGCGCATTTTTTGTCGACAAAGTCGTCAATCACCAGCGTGCCGCAGTTGCTTTTTAGTTTGCACCGGAGCTTCATTGACATTGGTGCTGGTATTCAAACGGAGTTCTAATTGCTCCATGGTCAATTCGCCACCGACGATGATAGTGGGACGTCGAATGTACGCCCAACGTCGATCATATTTGACGTCGGCCACAGACCGTGCTTTCGC includes:
- the LOC119571225 gene encoding uncharacterized protein LOC119571225 — encoded protein: MLTRLGPAINSGRGMFLFGYPGNGKTSIAERVTKCFGDNIWIPRALGIEGEMYVCSIRITTPKFLLAKARSVADVKYDRRWAYIRRPTIIVGGELTMEQLELRLNTSTNVNEAPVPFDQLVVFSTNLEPKDLVDDAFLRRIPYKIEVENPSEEELLNSSKSCAH